From the genome of Streptomyces sp. WMMB303, one region includes:
- a CDS encoding AAA family ATPase, which produces MTMTEGQRVGKQRAGWRPDRLREQREAHGLTLEKAGERLREVAERAKLKGIPAANPQTLWQHEQGEVYPGPHYRRAYCLLYRATEPDLGFRAALPGEETSFKLTPMDDRFNGSHVLAVERAIHRIAPGSDESDHFDLQQRIIDAWKRRHTGGDPHRPVLILVGGFAGSGKTELARFFVQLTGWPLLDKDPLTRPLVERLLVALGGDANDRHTKLYREKVRPVEYDCLMQSAMANIKCGISTVLTAPFISEMTDSDWMQRLANRAGSMGVDVFPVWVRCDEESMREYIGFRSAARDAWKLQRWDEYMATIDLDLRPAMPHLVVDNRLGTAVTLADQARHATGMMYT; this is translated from the coding sequence ATGACGATGACGGAGGGGCAGAGGGTGGGGAAGCAGCGCGCTGGGTGGAGGCCAGACCGGCTGCGGGAGCAGCGCGAGGCCCACGGCCTGACCCTGGAGAAGGCCGGCGAGCGGCTCCGAGAAGTCGCTGAGCGGGCCAAGCTCAAGGGCATTCCCGCTGCGAATCCGCAGACCTTGTGGCAGCACGAGCAGGGGGAGGTCTACCCCGGTCCGCACTACCGGCGCGCCTACTGCCTGCTGTACCGAGCGACCGAACCGGACCTCGGTTTCCGTGCCGCACTGCCGGGGGAGGAGACGTCCTTCAAGCTCACGCCGATGGATGACCGCTTCAACGGCTCGCACGTCTTGGCTGTTGAGCGCGCCATTCACCGCATCGCGCCGGGCTCCGACGAATCCGACCACTTCGATTTGCAGCAGCGGATCATTGACGCGTGGAAGCGCCGTCACACAGGGGGCGACCCTCACCGTCCCGTGCTCATCCTGGTCGGCGGCTTCGCGGGCAGCGGTAAGACCGAGCTCGCCCGCTTCTTCGTTCAGCTCACAGGCTGGCCGCTGCTCGACAAGGACCCGCTCACCCGCCCGCTCGTGGAACGTCTCCTGGTCGCGCTGGGCGGCGACGCGAACGACCGGCACACCAAGCTCTACCGCGAGAAGGTCCGGCCCGTGGAGTACGACTGCCTGATGCAGTCGGCAATGGCCAACATCAAGTGCGGCATCTCCACGGTGTTGACCGCGCCGTTCATTTCCGAGATGACCGACTCGGACTGGATGCAGCGCCTCGCCAACCGCGCGGGCTCGATGGGGGTCGACGTCTTCCCGGTGTGGGTTCGCTGCGACGAAGAGTCGATGCGCGAGTACATCGGATTCCGCTCAGCGGCCCGGGACGCGTGGAAGCTCCAGCGGTGGGACGAGTACATGGCCACGATCGACCTCGACCTGCGCCCGGCGATGCCCCACCTTGTCGTCGACAACCGGCTGGGGACCGCAGTGACGCTCGCGGACCAGGCCCGGCATGCAACGGGGATGATGTACACGTGA
- a CDS encoding GntR family transcriptional regulator, whose protein sequence is MPVSYRDIAADLRQQIGEGRFAPGDKLPMLTELQAQYGAGYQTVRSAISLLEQEGLVVAVRRRGTIVRERHEKRRITRSRQVFRDEIGYYFDPTAQPWVALEPPTLRWGIVPVDLAVLMSIPTGSEVLVRDRVMGDPESRKPKQLATSYLPAELARGTRLAEADTGPGGIYDRLEEMGHRPLRWSEGVSARMPSPEEAEALDLPADVGVPLLRVVRVTTSSNGEVVELNDTRMSAEEFEIGYSIRRHASARLGEGYGSGDDDH, encoded by the coding sequence ATGCCCGTCTCGTATCGCGACATCGCCGCTGACCTGCGACAGCAGATCGGCGAGGGGCGATTCGCGCCGGGCGACAAGCTGCCGATGCTCACCGAGCTCCAAGCCCAGTACGGCGCTGGCTACCAGACCGTGCGAAGCGCCATCTCGCTCCTGGAGCAAGAGGGTCTGGTCGTCGCGGTGCGCCGCAGAGGAACCATCGTGCGAGAACGCCATGAGAAGCGGCGCATCACGCGCTCCCGCCAGGTCTTCCGCGATGAGATCGGCTACTACTTCGACCCGACTGCCCAACCGTGGGTGGCCTTGGAGCCTCCCACCCTGCGTTGGGGCATCGTGCCGGTCGATCTCGCTGTCCTCATGTCCATCCCCACCGGATCCGAAGTCCTCGTTCGTGACCGCGTGATGGGCGACCCCGAGAGCAGGAAGCCGAAGCAGTTGGCCACCAGCTACCTGCCGGCTGAACTCGCTCGAGGAACTCGACTCGCAGAGGCCGACACAGGCCCCGGAGGAATCTACGACCGCCTGGAGGAGATGGGCCATCGTCCCCTCCGCTGGAGCGAAGGTGTCTCCGCCCGCATGCCCTCGCCCGAAGAGGCGGAGGCATTGGACCTCCCAGCCGACGTTGGCGTTCCGCTGCTGCGCGTCGTGCGAGTCACGACCAGCTCCAACGGCGAGGTTGTCGAGCTGAACGACACCAGGATGAGCGCCGAGGAATTCGAGATCGGCTACTCCATCCGACGCCATGCGAGTGCTCGACTCGGCGAAGGCTACGGGAGTGGTGACGACGACCACTGA